gatttgcataaaactggaaagggttataaaagtatctccaaaaaccttgctgttcatcagtccacggtaagacaaattgtctgtaaatggagaaagttcggcactgctactactctccctagaagtgaccatcctgtaaagatgactacaagagcacagcacagactgctcaatgaggtgaagaagaattctagagtgtcagctaaagacttacaaaagtctctggcatatgctaacatccctgttagcgaatctacgatacgtaaaatactaaacactgctgtccaaaaaaaacattgctgcacatttacagtttgcacaagagcacctggatgttccacagcagtactggcaaaatattctgtggacagatgaaaccaaagttgagttgtttggaagaaacacacaacactatgtgtggagagaaagaggcacagcacacgaacatcaaaacctcatcccaactgtgaagtatggtggtgggggcatcatggtttggggctgctttgctgcgtcagggcctggacggattgctatcatcaaaggaaaaatgaattcccaagtttatcaagacgttttgcaggagaacttaaggccatctgtccaccagctgaagctcaacagaagatgggtgttgcaacaggacaacgacccaaagcatagaagtaaatcaacagaatgtcttaaacagaagaaaatatgccttctggagtggcccagtcagagtcctgacctcaacccgattgagatgctgtggcatgacctcaagaaagcgattcataccagacatcccaagaatattgctgaactgaaacagttctgtaaaaaggaatggtcaagaattactcctgaccgttgtgcacgtctgatctgcaactacaggaagcgtttggttgaagttgttgctgccaaagaaggttcaaccagttattaaatccaagggttcacatactttatacacctgcactgtgaatgtttgcatggtgtgttcaataaaaacatggtaacatttaattctttgtgtgttattagtttaagcagactgtgattgtctattgttgtgacttagatgaagatcagatcacattttatgaccaatttgtgcagaaatccatatatttccaaagggttcacatactttttattgcaactgtaacaaaaaagtgtgaaaactgaaaatatgtcatattctaggttcttcaaagtagccaccttttgctttgattactgctttgcacactcttggcattctcttgatgagcttcaagaggtagtcacctgaaatggttttcacttcacaggtgtgccctgtcaggtttaataagtgggatttcttgccttataaatggggttgggaccatcagttgcgttgtggagaagtcaggtggatacacagctgatagtcctactgaatagactgttagaatttgtattatggcaagaaaaaagcagctaagtaaagaaaaacgaggggccatcattactttaaggtcagtcagtccgaaaaattgggaaaactttgaaagtgtccccaagtgcagtcacaaaaaccatcaagcgctacaaagaaactggctcacatgcggaccgccgcaggaaaggaagaccaagagtcacctctgctgcggaggataagttcatccgagtcaccagcctcagaaatcgcaggttaacagcagctcagattagagaccaggtcaatgccacacagagttctagcagcagacacatctctagaacaactgttaagaggagactgtgtgaatcaggctttcatggtagaatatctgctaggaaaccactgctaaggacaggcaacaagcagaagagacttgtttgggctaaagaacacaaggaatggacattagaccagtggaaatctgtgctttggtctgatgagtccaaatttaagatctttggttccaaccaccgtgtcttagTACGACGCAGAAAagctgaacggatggactctacatgcctggttcccaccgtgaagcatggaggaggaggtgtgatggtgtgggggtgctttgctggtgacgctgctggggatttattcaaaattcaaggcatactgaaccagcatggctaccacagcatcttgcagcggcatgctattccatccggtttgtgtttagttggaccatcatttatttttcaacaggacaatgaccccaaacacacctccaggctgtgtaagggctatttgaccatgaaggagagtgatggggtgctgcgccagatgacctggcctccacagtcaccggacctgaacccaatcgagatggtttggggtgagctggaccgcagagtgaaggcaaaagggccaacaagtgctaagcatctctgggaactccttcaagactgttggaagaccatttcaggtgactacctcttgaagctcatcaagagaatgccaagagtgtgcaaagcaataatcaaagcaaaaggtggctactttgaagagcctagaatatgacatattttcagttgcttcacacttttttgttatgtatataatttcacatgtgttaattcatagttttgatgcctttggtgtgaatctacaattttcatagtcatgaaaataaagaaaactctttgaatgagaaggtgtgtccaaacttttggtctgtactgtatagtatatatatatatatatatatatatatattaggcctGCACGATTAATCGAAATTATAATCGAATCGCGATTTTTGCGttttgcgatatggcgatttgaaAGTCATAAAAATGCTGCGATTATAGGGTTAACCTAGTACCTGGCTGTTggcatatgaggggggggggggttacctacctggctgctggcatatgagggggaggggggggtaacCTACCTGGCTCTGGCTGGCATATGAGGGGAGATTAACCTACCTGGCtgctggcatatgaggggggattaccctacctggctgctggcatatgaggggggattaacctacctggctgctggcatatgaggggggaTTAACCTACCAGGCtgctggcatatgagggggggAGGGACCTACCTGCCTCTGGTTGGCATATGAGGGGGGGTTAACCTAGTACCTGGCTGCTGGCATATAAGGGGGGATTAACCTACCTGTCtgctggcatatgaggggggggggaccTACCTGGCTCTGGTTGGCATATGAGGGGGGGTTAACCTAGTACCTGGCtgctggcatatgagggggggTTTACCTACCTGGCTGCTGGCATATGAGTGGGGGTGGGAAACCTACCTGGCTCTGACTGGCGGCATATGAGGGGGACCTTGCTGGCATATGAGGAGTGGACCTTGCTGGAATATGAGGGTGGGGGAACTGGCATGGCATTATGAAGGGGGTGGGAATCTCAGGCTAGGGAGGGGGTGAGACTGCTAGATTCTTCTCATCCTGTTACCTGGCTGGCGCTGCCGCAAATAGGTAACAACTTGacagtttttccttttttcagtGGCACAGAGTAAGAAAACCGGAAGAAGCCAAGCGACTCTCCAACCTCAGATTTGCCACCGACACGTGGTTCCCTTTCTTACATTTGTCAAAGAAAAAGGTACAGGTTCCAAATGACCAATTAAGGGCTAGGTTCTTCTTACCCCTGTGTTGCTTAGCTCTCAACATTATTTTACTGTCTTGTCTGTCTACTAGGTGTCACTGGCAAaacaagagtaaaaaaaaaaaggaagagctaAGCGACGCTCCAACCTCAGATTTGTCAACGACGCGTGGTTCCCTTCCTTAGATTTGTCAAAGAAAAAGGTACTGGTTCCAAATGACCAATTAAGGGCTAGGTTCTTCTTACCCCTGTGTTGCTTAGCtctcaaattttttttactaTCTTTGTGTCTTGTCTGTCTACTAGGTGTCACTGGCAAaacaagagtaaaaaaaaaaggaagagctaAGCGACGCTCCAACCTCAGATTTGTCAACGACGCGTGGTTCCCTTCCTTAGATTTGCCAAAGAAAAAGGTACTGGTTCCAAATGACCAATTAAGGGCTAGGTTCTTCTTACCCCTGTGTTGCTTAGCTCTGTCTCAACATTTTTTTACTGTCTTGTATGTCTACTAGGTGTCACTGGCAAaactagagtaaaaaaaaaaaacggaagaggtAAGCGACGCTCCAACCTCAGATTTGTCAACGACACGTGGTTCCCTTCCTTACATTGGGAATTTGGGCAACAGTGTTTACTCTTTCCAGGTGACAAAACAAGTTATCAAACTGGACAAGCCAAACTCAAGCAGTACAACGGCAGACTTATCATTGTGGTTCCCCTATATTTGGAAAACAAAAAGGTACCAATGCCATAATTATTGGGTAATGTTCTTAACACAATTGCTTGGCTTAGAATCAGATTTtgacagtttttaattttttataggtgGCAAAAAAAGAGGAAGGGAACCGTAGAAGACGTGCAAACCACAGATTTATTCACCTACATTTGGCAAGGATTAGGAAACAGGTATTTGTGGTTTGTGCCAATTCAGAATTTCTTATATTCTGTGCTCTTCCGCTCTCAACAGGTCTGTCAGACTCAGTAGTACTGTCTCATTCTTGTTAATATGACTTTAGAATGGCTAAGAATTAGGAATAGTTAATAATCATCATGTTTAACTTTCCTTTCAGTCCACTTGTGCTGCAAAGTGAAGAAGACCAGGCACTGAAGATGGATGCAGTTGCCAGCGAGACAGACACTGAATTTTTTAattttgtccccccaaaaaatgctacCTCTGTCATATGGCGCTATTTTGGCTTTACGAGAACCGACACTGAGCAAAAAGAGGTACACTGCAAAACTTGCAAAGTCAGAGTTGCAACGTCACGTGGCAACACAACAAATTTATACCAGCACCTAAAACAGCATGGAGAAAAGTATAAAGAATGCATGACACTGAAAGGCCAGAGTAAAGGACACAGCGGCTGCCGCTCTACAAAACAAAGAACAAGCAAGCCGAACAAGCCAGAGCATAATTACAGATGTATTTGCAAGTATCACGCCATATGCCAAGTCTTCACAGCGACATAAAGAAATCACTGACGCCATAACCCAATGCTTGTCAAGAGACATGATGCCATTATACACAGTTAGCAAAGTGGGATTTCAGAAACTGATCCACACTCTGCACAAGAGGTATCAGCTGCCCTCACGAAActacttctctcaaacagctatcCCCGAGCTTTACAGCAAATGCCGTGATGCAGTTCAACAGGAAATGGCTGAGGTGAAATTCTTTTCCACCACTACGGACTTGTTGTCAAGCAGAACAACTGAACCATATATTAGTCTAACTGTGCACTTTGTCAATGAGGAGTTTTAACTGAACACCCAAAGTCCCAAACTCTATGGTTAACTACTGCTGTCATTTCCTCCTAACTAAAATTGGGAATTTGGGATTACTTGTTTTAATATATTATTGTGATCTTATCATTCACAGGAAATGCCATGAAGAATAGTGCGCATGCACAATGTATCAGCAGGGCTCTTTGGATATGCAGGAAGTTGGTGGGCCACTTCTCCCATAGCTGGAAGAAGAGGGTGGCCTTGAGGGAGGCACAAAGAGAACTCGACCTTCCAGAACATGCTATGGTGACCGACTGCTCAACAAGATGGGGTTCCACTCAGAAAATGATAGCACGAGTCATAGAGCAGCAAAATGCTCTGTCCAAGATTCTCTCCACAGACCGTAAAGTGAGACACCTACTGCACTCATGGCAGGACCTGGAGGTTTTGGAATCTGTTAACAAGGCCCTCAGTCCACTACAAGATTTCACAGATGCCCTATCAGGTGAAAGTTATGTAAGCATTTCCTGTGTCAAGCCTGCTCTCAATCTCCTGAACACTTCTGTGTTGGCTGAAGAAGAAGAGGACACTGACCTAACCAAGTCACTAAAATCAAGAATTCTACAGTACCTTAATAAGAAATATGAAGTCACCCAAGACCTGTTAAACATGGCATCTTTTATGGACCCACGGTTCAGAACACAGTACCTGTCAGCCGATGAGACCCAGAGCATCAAAGATCGAGTCATCGCTGAGTTGCAGGTAAGTGAAACCGGTCTGCTCAACTGGTTAGAATTTCATGTAACATATTTCTAAACCATGCATTTTTATGTCATTTATTTCAGGAACTTCAGCAGCATCAGCCTGAACCCCAAAGCACTGCAGCGATGGAGGGGGATAGTCATGTGGGAAACCCACCTGCTGCGAAAACCAAGAAGAAAAGTCTTGCAAGTTTTTTCAAGGAATCTACACGTGCAGCAGCACCACTGTCAGGCAACACTGCATTTGATCCCATAC
This portion of the Bufo gargarizans isolate SCDJY-AF-19 chromosome 1, ASM1485885v1, whole genome shotgun sequence genome encodes:
- the LOC122924517 gene encoding E3 SUMO-protein ligase ZBED1-like, whose protein sequence is MIARVIEQQNALSKILSTDRKVRHLLHSWQDLEVLESVNKALSPLQDFTDALSGESYVSISCVKPALNLLNTSVLAEEEEDTDLTKSLKSRILQYLNKKYEVTQDLLNMASFMDPRFRTQYLSADETQSIKDRVIAELQELQQHQPEPQSTAAMEGDSHVGNPPAAKTKKKSLASFFKESTRAAAPLSGNTAFDPIQQSREAVAAELNIYIYMPLIDHGEDPLKWWKFHKINFPRLCKLAQKYLCIQATSSASERAFSSSGNIVSNHRSCLKPDKVDMLVFLSKNLSASV